In one Candidatus Hepatincola sp. Av genomic region, the following are encoded:
- the exbD gene encoding Biopolymer transport protein ExbD1 — protein MPSKNHKQFTFNHEHTDAILDLTPLIDILFVLILFFMLIVGANIQSINVALPQAPNSGENLTKNFTIEITSSNEYVVAKNHKFTNVNQLSYYLRKYTTNKSSILIAADKDSKSEKLVQLMSMLQQEGYNTANIALQK, from the coding sequence ATGCCATCTAAAAACCACAAGCAATTTACTTTTAACCACGAACATACCGATGCTATTTTAGATCTAACACCTTTAATAGATATACTGTTTGTGTTAATTTTATTTTTTATGCTAATTGTAGGAGCTAATATTCAAAGTATTAATGTAGCTTTACCTCAAGCCCCTAATAGCGGTGAAAATTTAACTAAAAATTTTACTATTGAAATCACAAGTAGTAACGAGTATGTTGTTGCCAAGAACCACAAATTTACTAATGTTAACCAGTTAAGCTATTACTTAAGAAAATATACAACTAATAAAAGTTCTATTCTTATTGCTGCCGATAAAGATTCTAAATCGGAAAAACTAGTGCAATTAATGAGTATGTTACAACAAGAAGGCTATAATACGGCAAATATAGCTTTGCAAAAATAA
- a CDS encoding MotA/TolQ/ExbB proton channel family protein — translation MANMINNVGSLFWVFALLSVVLLAVIIERCIFLFSTSNINKAVELALANSNNEKSLDFYMYQLQLLYYRNFGFLRFIRVIAPSIGLLGTILGIIKTFATISHLKVSVSPHILANGLWEAMLTTAIGLIMSIIASCVLYFLQAILQIRLETIYIKAKKKILQNAI, via the coding sequence ATGGCAAATATGATTAATAATGTGGGAAGCCTATTTTGGGTTTTTGCCTTATTATCTGTAGTTTTACTAGCAGTTATAATAGAAAGATGTATTTTTTTATTTAGCACTAGTAATATTAATAAAGCAGTAGAGCTAGCATTAGCTAACAGTAATAATGAAAAAAGTTTAGATTTTTATATGTATCAATTGCAGCTTTTATATTACCGTAATTTTGGTTTTTTAAGATTTATTCGGGTTATTGCTCCTAGTATAGGCTTGTTAGGCACTATTTTAGGAATCATTAAAACATTTGCTACAATTTCACACTTAAAAGTATCAGTTAGTCCTCATATTTTAGCTAATGGTTTATGGGAAGCTATGCTAACTACAGCGATTGGTTTAATTATGTCTATTATAGCTAGCTGTGTGTTATATTTTCTACAAGCTATTTTACAAATTAGGTTAGAAACTATATATATTAAAGCAAAAAAGAAGATACTCCAAAATGCCATCTAA
- a CDS encoding energy transducer TonB, giving the protein MVKNNFINWNRCLLISLWIHLLGISFYFHEKHSFISTIDFHSQVSSSANESKILAIKFQKSVVHQSLVKPASATKKNVGINKKAPNSTTVIAKNPTFAKQTPLYYPPRAIELGIMGTISLRALVNKAGDIQKIVIIKSSNYKILDEATLKTVSKWKINPIVRNNVRIGGWVEFSVNYNLKNT; this is encoded by the coding sequence ATGGTAAAAAATAATTTTATAAACTGGAATCGTTGCTTATTAATTTCTTTGTGGATTCACCTTTTAGGTATATCTTTTTATTTTCATGAAAAACATAGTTTTATAAGTACTATAGATTTTCATAGTCAAGTTAGTTCTTCGGCTAATGAAAGTAAGATCTTAGCTATTAAGTTTCAAAAGAGTGTAGTACACCAAAGCCTTGTAAAGCCTGCTAGTGCTACTAAAAAAAATGTGGGAATAAATAAAAAAGCTCCAAACTCCACTACTGTTATTGCTAAAAACCCAACCTTTGCTAAGCAAACTCCACTTTATTACCCACCTAGAGCTATAGAGTTGGGAATAATGGGAACCATTTCTTTAAGAGCTTTAGTAAATAAGGCAGGGGATATTCAAAAAATAGTTATCATAAAATCTTCTAATTATAAAATTCTAGATGAAGCAACCTTGAAAACAGTAAGTAAGTGGAAAATTAATCCCATTGTAAGAAATAATGTTAGAATTGGTGGCTGGGTAGAATTTTCAGTTAATTACAATCTTAAAAATACTTAA
- the hemR gene encoding Hemin receptor, which yields MAKFVFFIFLFFIFLFFINLDSIRKAYLQSKETNLNTNSKNPEDATQLKSIQNENSSSNNINHATQNHTKHNNSIMNTTSKSGNNNGSNNSVNNSSMINGKASIDIVEDSNKQIQVNESNNANNNIPTSKLPTITVVATKTAHNSFDLPFETETIDMDSVENVGATSLGDIFSNEAGISHTGTRKNGQDITMRGYDDRSINFVIDGVRQNFYSEHDGSIFLDPFLLKSVDVAYGSTSSLYGNGGLGGTILFTTKDAKDLLDPNENFGARVSLGYDSVNNQFLRGASTYGRTDKLDYVVSANYTTSGDIKLGNGDTLRANDKITSFLAKASYTLNNNNSLYFNTMGFYNNGLEPNAPDYAYPGYVDDSDVNKDVHNSIASITHKYMNDDNTHNITTKLYVDYISIEEEILTNDPTTPLYNEAGEDRQRDFLTYGIDNEHVNSFATGSIKHTLLYGAEVYQDKQKSTNTLADGSLDDGGMAGVPEAHDTFAGTYLQDELMWKSSIGKWYLVPGIRYDYYTAVNTTDINNNYYQLSPKLGLSYKPIENLVFFTNYAHGFRAPKMTEIFATGPHFPSNHFIANPDLKPESNDTVEAGFGIQQDFSHSSYSLRFATFATKSEDFIDLNITAFTTQYVNVEDANLHGFSAEGTYSYNQFDIKTSYAYTTGKSDTGEYLTNIMPHTIVTNFIYNFDAKKRTAIGYRITYAADFNQVNPPDEHNPYNSPDNPAYRDSYFLNDIYYQIMPLSTDNLTIYLGIDNIFDVSYQLVSSYYEQPGRNFKVLVSYKW from the coding sequence ATGGCTAAATTTGTATTTTTTATTTTTTTATTTTTTATTTTTTTATTTTTTATAAATTTAGATTCTATCAGAAAGGCTTATTTACAAAGTAAAGAAACTAACTTAAATACTAATAGTAAGAATCCTGAAGATGCAACGCAATTAAAATCTATACAAAATGAAAACTCATCTTCTAACAATATAAACCATGCTACACAAAATCATACAAAACATAATAATTCTATTATGAATACTACTAGCAAATCAGGTAATAATAATGGAAGTAACAATAGCGTTAATAATTCTTCTATGATAAATGGGAAAGCTTCTATTGATATAGTTGAAGATTCCAATAAACAAATTCAAGTTAATGAATCAAACAATGCAAACAATAATATACCTACAAGTAAATTACCAACAATTACAGTAGTAGCTACTAAAACTGCTCATAATAGTTTTGATTTACCTTTTGAAACAGAAACCATAGATATGGATTCTGTAGAAAATGTTGGCGCCACTAGTTTAGGAGATATCTTTAGTAACGAGGCAGGTATAAGCCATACAGGGACTCGTAAAAATGGGCAAGATATTACTATGCGAGGGTATGATGATCGGTCTATTAATTTTGTAATAGATGGTGTTAGGCAAAACTTTTATTCAGAACACGATGGTAGTATATTTTTAGATCCATTCTTGCTTAAGAGCGTAGATGTGGCTTATGGTTCAACTTCTTCATTGTATGGTAATGGTGGACTGGGGGGAACAATTTTATTTACTACTAAAGATGCTAAAGATTTACTAGACCCCAATGAGAATTTTGGAGCCAGAGTTAGCTTAGGTTACGATAGTGTAAATAACCAATTTTTAAGAGGGGCTTCAACCTATGGTAGAACAGATAAATTAGACTATGTAGTATCTGCTAACTATACTACCTCAGGTGATATTAAATTAGGCAATGGAGATACCTTAAGAGCTAATGATAAAATAACAAGTTTTTTAGCTAAAGCTAGCTATACTCTAAATAATAATAATTCTTTATATTTTAATACTATGGGTTTTTACAATAATGGTTTAGAACCTAATGCTCCTGATTATGCTTACCCTGGTTATGTAGATGATAGTGATGTAAATAAAGATGTCCATAACAGTATTGCTAGTATTACTCATAAATATATGAATGATGATAATACCCATAACATTACAACAAAATTATATGTAGATTATATTTCTATAGAAGAAGAAATCTTAACTAACGATCCTACAACACCTTTGTATAATGAAGCAGGGGAAGATAGGCAAAGGGATTTTCTAACTTATGGTATAGATAACGAACATGTGAATAGTTTTGCTACAGGATCAATAAAACATACTTTATTATATGGGGCGGAAGTTTATCAGGATAAACAAAAAAGTACCAATACTTTAGCAGACGGTAGCCTAGACGATGGTGGCATGGCAGGAGTTCCTGAGGCCCATGATACTTTTGCAGGTACTTATTTACAAGATGAACTGATGTGGAAGTCTTCTATTGGTAAATGGTATTTAGTACCTGGTATAAGGTATGATTATTATACCGCAGTGAATACTACAGATATTAATAATAATTATTACCAACTTTCACCTAAGTTAGGTTTGTCTTACAAACCTATAGAGAACCTAGTTTTCTTTACTAATTATGCTCATGGCTTTAGAGCCCCTAAAATGACAGAAATTTTTGCCACAGGACCACATTTCCCTTCTAACCACTTTATAGCAAATCCAGATCTCAAGCCAGAATCTAATGATACGGTTGAGGCAGGTTTTGGGATACAACAAGACTTTAGCCACAGTAGCTATAGTTTACGTTTTGCTACTTTTGCTACTAAATCTGAAGATTTTATAGACTTAAACATAACTGCATTTACTACCCAATATGTAAATGTTGAAGATGCTAATTTACATGGCTTTAGTGCTGAAGGTACTTATTCTTATAACCAGTTTGATATTAAAACTAGTTATGCTTATACCACAGGTAAGTCTGATACAGGTGAATATTTAACTAATATTATGCCACATACTATAGTTACTAACTTTATTTATAATTTTGATGCTAAAAAAAGAACAGCAATAGGCTATAGAATAACTTATGCTGCAGATTTTAATCAAGTGAATCCACCAGATGAGCATAATCCTTATAATTCACCTGATAATCCAGCTTATCGTGATTCGTATTTTTTAAATGATATTTACTATCAAATCATGCCATTATCTACAGATAATTTGACGATTTACTTAGGGATTGATAATATATTTGATGTTAGCTATCAACTTGTTTCATCTTATTATGAACAACCAGGTAGGAATTTTAAAGTTTTAGTTAGTTATAAATGGTAA
- the asnS gene encoding Asparagine--tRNA ligase, producing the protein MFKTSSQDNYQKIYNQDLILATKYHFVVQKVRDFFLSRGFIEVPTQSRRSILAACEDPKTIQTYTFENTHWPLPQTGQMWLEYELLTNPQAKGFFCISTSYRQEPNPIPERHKTIFPMFEFETHGGLNVLAQLEKDLIIHMNLAESYDDIKSISYLEAAKFYGVTELSSIEENNMYNDFGKTLLLESFPIETSPFWNMKMNPNEKTAKKIDVILGGQETIGSAERATDKQEMKELFYTISNGEYANILFKQFGKERVEKELFEYLSLDFFERCGGGIGITRLIQALEKENIL; encoded by the coding sequence ATGTTCAAAACTTCTAGTCAAGATAATTATCAAAAAATTTATAATCAAGATTTAATATTAGCTACTAAGTACCACTTTGTAGTACAAAAAGTACGTGATTTTTTTCTTTCACGAGGTTTTATTGAAGTCCCTACTCAATCCAGAAGGTCTATTTTAGCGGCTTGTGAAGACCCAAAAACAATTCAAACCTATACCTTTGAAAATACTCATTGGCCTCTTCCTCAAACAGGGCAAATGTGGTTAGAATATGAATTATTAACAAACCCCCAAGCTAAGGGGTTTTTTTGTATCTCTACTTCATACAGACAAGAACCTAATCCTATCCCTGAACGGCACAAAACTATTTTCCCTATGTTTGAGTTTGAAACTCATGGAGGGTTAAACGTGTTAGCTCAATTAGAAAAAGATTTAATCATTCACATGAATTTAGCAGAATCTTATGATGATATTAAAAGCATATCTTATCTTGAGGCTGCAAAATTCTATGGAGTTACAGAGTTATCATCTATCGAGGAAAATAATATGTATAATGATTTTGGCAAGACATTATTATTAGAATCTTTTCCTATTGAAACTAGCCCTTTTTGGAATATGAAAATGAATCCTAATGAAAAAACGGCTAAAAAAATTGATGTTATCTTAGGTGGGCAAGAAACTATTGGTTCAGCTGAAAGAGCCACCGATAAACAAGAAATGAAAGAATTATTTTACACCATCTCTAATGGTGAATATGCCAATATACTATTTAAACAATTTGGAAAAGAACGTGTAGAAAAAGAGTTATTTGAATACTTATCCTTAGACTTTTTTGAACGTTGCGGTGGTGGAATTGGCATTACCAGATTAATTCAGGCTTTAGAAAAAGAAAATATCTTATAG
- the pyrE gene encoding Orotate phosphoribosyltransferase, with protein sequence MTNLFIKQNFKMHSGGYSDFKLECDALTEKDYHTLAHLVSKQFSFQKVLGIPRGGIPFASILEQYEDKKSNNLLIVDDVLTTGASMILAKNKALQNFEEKNIKGIVIFARGELPNWVSPIFALNSLFWH encoded by the coding sequence ATGACAAACTTATTTATAAAACAGAATTTTAAAATGCACTCAGGTGGTTATAGCGACTTTAAACTAGAATGTGATGCTTTAACGGAAAAAGACTATCATACTTTGGCTCATTTAGTATCTAAACAATTTAGCTTTCAAAAAGTTTTAGGAATTCCACGAGGTGGCATTCCTTTTGCTTCTATTTTAGAACAATATGAAGACAAAAAGTCTAATAACTTACTAATTGTAGATGATGTACTAACTACAGGTGCATCTATGATCTTAGCCAAAAATAAAGCATTACAAAACTTTGAGGAAAAAAATATTAAAGGTATTGTAATTTTTGCTAGGGGTGAATTACCCAACTGGGTTAGCCCTATTTTTGCTCTTAATTCATTATTTTGGCATTAG
- a CDS encoding orotidine-5'-phosphate decarboxylase — protein MSIIFSLDIPFDDKSAKLINSIKPFISVLKINHLHLSQELVSQIGKKLPFLPIFLDVKLYDIPNTTKLAIQNYEKNIPNLKYITIHGNVDKDIIETALSSTKNINIISVIQLTSTNISHNKFLAIAKYNYDLGIRNFIVPAPMIQTMKKNFASITIFTPGIRDSNYLTSDDQKTVGTPALAKKYGANFIIVGRPIYKANDPILATKKIYQDFHES, from the coding sequence ATGTCTATTATTTTCTCGTTAGATATACCTTTTGATGATAAATCAGCAAAGCTAATTAATTCTATAAAACCTTTTATTAGTGTTCTAAAAATTAATCATCTACACTTATCTCAAGAGTTAGTTTCACAAATAGGTAAAAAACTCCCTTTTTTACCTATTTTTTTAGATGTAAAGCTATATGATATCCCTAACACTACTAAACTAGCAATCCAAAACTATGAAAAAAATATTCCTAACCTGAAATATATAACTATTCATGGTAATGTAGATAAAGATATTATTGAAACAGCCTTAAGTAGTACTAAAAATATAAATATTATTTCTGTTATTCAATTAACTAGCACTAATATTTCTCATAATAAATTTTTAGCCATAGCTAAATATAATTACGATTTAGGAATTAGAAACTTTATTGTACCAGCACCAATGATTCAAACTATGAAAAAGAACTTTGCTAGTATCACTATCTTTACTCCAGGAATTAGAGATAGTAATTATTTAACTTCAGACGACCAAAAAACAGTAGGAACTCCAGCTTTAGCTAAAAAATATGGAGCTAATTTCATTATTGTAGGTAGACCTATTTACAAGGCAAATGATCCTATTCTAGCAACTAAAAAAATATATCAAGACTTTCATGAATCATAA
- a CDS encoding Dihydroorotate dehydrogenase codes for MNHNILNNQLSISNNIKPLIISPPFGNYLHYKHTSNVYGSYTLYERKGKLQQLIKTLRYSKKHKAWFNQIGLRNSGIQKAKNPHVGNIISICALNASDWFFLTKELLNLKAKGFTWSAVEINLSCPNEQIASISSDDLQELLKHFPLIAKLAPTKPARKQAVFLYENGIRCFHLCNTLKTNKGGVSGTLLKKYSLQQIKWFKNIIKDKEVIIIGGGGISSIDDAKEYLDSGANKLSLGVCNFNPIKSYNLIKNIYTLI; via the coding sequence ATGAATCATAATATTTTAAATAATCAGCTTAGTATAAGTAATAATATTAAACCTCTTATTATATCTCCTCCTTTTGGTAATTACTTACACTATAAACATACTAGTAATGTTTATGGTTCTTATACTCTTTATGAAAGAAAAGGAAAATTACAACAATTAATCAAAACTTTAAGATATTCTAAAAAACATAAAGCATGGTTTAACCAAATAGGTTTAAGAAACTCTGGAATTCAAAAAGCTAAAAATCCTCATGTAGGTAATATTATATCAATTTGTGCTTTAAATGCTTCAGACTGGTTCTTCCTAACCAAAGAATTATTAAACTTAAAGGCTAAAGGGTTTACATGGAGTGCTGTTGAAATAAATTTAAGCTGTCCTAATGAACAAATTGCTAGTATTTCATCAGATGACTTACAAGAACTACTAAAACATTTCCCTCTTATTGCCAAATTAGCCCCAACAAAACCTGCAAGGAAGCAAGCTGTTTTCTTATATGAAAACGGAATACGTTGTTTTCATTTATGTAATACCCTTAAAACTAACAAAGGTGGGGTTTCTGGTACTTTATTGAAAAAATATTCACTCCAACAAATCAAATGGTTTAAGAATATTATTAAAGATAAGGAAGTAATAATAATAGGTGGTGGTGGAATTAGTTCTATTGATGATGCAAAAGAATACCTAGATTCCGGTGCTAATAAGTTATCTTTAGGAGTATGCAACTTTAACCCTATCAAAAGTTACAATTTAATAAAGAACATTTATACATTAATATAG
- a CDS encoding acyltransferase, whose translation MQKLDIKFRKDINILRALAVIIVVLFHFKFKIISGGFIGVDIFFVISGYLMTSIILKKFHTNTFSLKQFYISRFNRIVPALLFMTITFLVIFFFVLFNNEFRNYVNSLIYTLTFTSNIYFYKRAIDYFGSNIYSQYLLHTWSLAVEFQFYILYPLILILCKKIIPIKYIKYSILTLFIGSLTYSLIESCYNPTLSYYILTTRAWQLLAGALVFSFPLKIRKYNKLLHYVFFFAILISSCFIKDKMAWPGFYSIIPILLTICFLYTNYQTSYLTNNRVLNYIGKISYSLYLYHWPLVIICTFLYDDFILSKPIFIAFSIIFASFSYHFIEQRLNKKLSFVLFIIFLFVLILGNQYIQNNNHMPKQIEQDLYKDYHPKQIPNAKPQSYVYIAGDSFAERITRLVDEVNINNLHYTTLVSGVIRCYVDGHLMGYRTTHNSHENIEKCKTSHQDFSKLLQQEHLKGYIVIWTRRWEIWVNKGYIKNYNYFLNNKPLDVKNMSKKDFENIVYTSIDKTLETLNKKGAKVIIILQAPRQKLGAGDLYKQLFRWHNNSKEIINQKLREASISKAKHIDMQKAINDRLIHIASKYENVSVLDPTPFMCDKDKCLIGTASKSFYIDDNHISRFSGADEISTPLKKLIIKQK comes from the coding sequence GTGCAGAAATTAGATATAAAATTTAGAAAAGATATAAATATATTAAGAGCATTAGCTGTAATTATTGTAGTTCTTTTTCACTTTAAATTTAAAATTATTTCTGGAGGCTTTATTGGTGTTGATATCTTTTTTGTGATATCTGGTTATTTAATGACCTCTATTATATTGAAAAAATTTCATACTAATACTTTTAGTTTAAAGCAATTTTACATATCTAGATTTAACCGAATAGTTCCAGCCTTATTGTTTATGACAATTACTTTTTTGGTGATTTTCTTTTTTGTATTATTTAATAATGAATTTAGAAATTATGTAAACTCATTAATATACACTCTAACATTTACATCTAATATTTACTTTTATAAAAGGGCTATTGATTATTTTGGCTCAAACATTTATTCTCAATATTTATTACATACTTGGTCTTTAGCTGTAGAATTTCAATTCTATATTTTATACCCCTTAATTCTAATACTGTGTAAAAAAATTATTCCTATAAAATATATAAAATATAGTATCTTAACCCTATTTATAGGTTCACTAACTTACAGTTTAATAGAAAGCTGTTATAATCCTACACTTTCTTATTACATTTTAACCACACGAGCTTGGCAATTACTAGCTGGTGCCTTAGTATTTTCATTTCCACTTAAAATTAGAAAGTATAATAAATTATTACATTATGTATTTTTCTTCGCTATTTTAATATCCTCTTGTTTTATAAAGGATAAAATGGCATGGCCTGGATTTTACAGTATTATTCCTATTTTGTTAACAATATGTTTTTTATATACGAACTATCAAACTTCATATTTAACAAATAATAGAGTACTTAATTATATAGGCAAAATATCTTATTCTTTATATTTGTATCACTGGCCTTTGGTAATTATATGCACATTTTTATATGATGACTTCATACTTTCAAAACCTATTTTTATTGCTTTTTCTATTATATTTGCAAGCTTTAGTTATCACTTTATTGAACAAAGACTAAATAAGAAATTAAGTTTTGTGTTATTTATAATTTTTCTGTTTGTTCTTATTTTGGGAAACCAGTATATCCAAAATAATAACCACATGCCAAAACAAATAGAACAAGATTTATACAAGGATTATCATCCTAAGCAGATACCTAATGCAAAACCCCAATCTTATGTATATATAGCAGGTGACTCTTTTGCAGAAAGAATAACTAGATTAGTTGATGAAGTAAATATAAATAATTTGCACTATACTACCTTAGTTAGTGGGGTAATTAGATGCTATGTAGATGGACATTTAATGGGTTATCGAACTACTCATAATTCACATGAAAATATAGAAAAATGCAAGACTTCACATCAGGACTTTTCTAAACTACTACAACAAGAACACTTAAAGGGCTATATTGTTATATGGACACGTCGCTGGGAAATCTGGGTTAATAAAGGATATATTAAAAATTATAATTATTTTTTAAATAATAAACCGTTAGATGTTAAAAATATGTCTAAAAAAGATTTTGAGAATATAGTTTATACATCTATTGATAAAACTTTAGAAACATTAAATAAAAAAGGTGCTAAAGTGATTATTATACTTCAAGCTCCTAGACAAAAGTTAGGAGCAGGAGATTTATATAAACAATTATTTAGATGGCATAATAATAGTAAAGAAATTATAAATCAAAAACTTAGAGAAGCCAGTATTTCAAAAGCTAAGCATATAGATATGCAAAAAGCAATAAATGATAGATTAATACACATTGCTAGTAAATATGAAAATGTATCTGTTTTAGATCCTACTCCTTTTATGTGTGATAAAGATAAGTGTTTGATAGGCACTGCCAGTAAGTCTTTTTATATAGATGACAACCACATATCTAGATTTAGTGGGGCTGATGAAATCAGTACACCTCTAAAAAAGTTGATAATAAAACAAAAATAA
- a CDS encoding helix-turn-helix transcriptional regulator → MARLEKFTKCNLKQLLKNKGYTYKVLSEKLGVTYQQVQKYSDGTNEMSLKALLECCKILDCTPADIYPEIELYHKGFDIPKTQTVLQDENAKVVNVTHNHYPKSGLLEVIESFFSNIKLLDVNKRGAFLIKAGIIIIAFYLIGFYFARAIGFSATDRATQLVFSLTVWNVVIGGIAPLLINSVLSYVLSFAALKTVFSNLYYFFLVGNIANNNAIDSRVSFWLILFIGLVLTLTYAYIVRKYLRKADIPLKS, encoded by the coding sequence ATGGCAAGGTTAGAGAAATTTACTAAATGCAATTTAAAGCAGTTGTTAAAAAACAAAGGTTATACTTATAAAGTATTATCAGAAAAGCTAGGAGTAACCTATCAACAGGTACAGAAGTATTCCGATGGTACTAATGAGATGTCATTGAAGGCTTTACTAGAATGTTGTAAAATTTTAGATTGTACGCCTGCAGATATTTATCCTGAGATTGAACTTTATCATAAGGGTTTTGATATACCAAAAACTCAAACTGTTTTGCAAGATGAAAATGCAAAGGTTGTAAATGTTACCCATAATCATTATCCAAAAAGTGGGCTATTAGAGGTTATTGAAAGTTTTTTTAGTAATATTAAATTACTAGATGTTAATAAAAGAGGAGCCTTTTTAATTAAAGCAGGAATTATTATTATTGCTTTTTACCTTATAGGATTTTACTTTGCTAGAGCTATTGGCTTTTCAGCTACTGATAGAGCCACACAGCTTGTGTTTTCTTTAACTGTATGGAATGTAGTAATAGGAGGTATAGCTCCTCTACTTATTAATTCTGTTCTTAGTTATGTATTAAGTTTTGCAGCTTTAAAAACTGTATTTAGTAACCTTTATTACTTTTTTCTAGTAGGTAATATAGCTAATAATAACGCTATAGATTCAAGAGTATCTTTTTGGTTAATTTTATTTATTGGCTTGGTATTAACTTTAACCTACGCTTATATTGTTCGCAAGTATCTAAGAAAAGCTGATATACCTTTAAAGAGTTAA
- a CDS encoding glycosyltransferase family 8 protein produces the protein MPEKSRVMPDNPINIMFSINKAHLIFAMITLNSLLIHNSSSFFEVYLVNDGGIKENDIQKYQDRLNLNFNNFRIILIDISKHKSFNIINKGFAHWGKEIFYKVLSYSLFPQLERILCLDTDTVCNGDIHAIYNHNLKKSNGEFLFIADQIFSYKTNKVFHRLNVGILLINLKACRTKNVEADCLEELNSENLTEEEALNR, from the coding sequence ATGCCTGAGAAGAGTAGGGTTATGCCTGATAATCCTATTAATATAATGTTTTCTATTAATAAAGCTCACCTAATTTTTGCTATGATAACACTTAACTCATTGTTGATCCATAATTCTTCCTCTTTTTTTGAAGTTTATTTGGTAAATGATGGAGGAATTAAGGAAAATGATATTCAGAAATACCAAGATAGGCTTAACCTTAATTTTAATAATTTTAGAATTATTTTAATAGATATAAGTAAACATAAGAGTTTTAATATTATTAATAAAGGTTTTGCTCATTGGGGTAAAGAAATCTTTTATAAAGTATTATCTTATTCTCTTTTTCCACAGTTGGAACGTATACTATGTTTAGATACTGATACCGTATGTAATGGTGATATTCATGCTATCTATAATCATAACCTAAAAAAGAGTAATGGTGAATTTTTGTTTATTGCCGATCAAATTTTTTCATACAAGACCAACAAGGTATTTCACAGATTGAATGTTGGAATATTATTGATTAATCTTAAGGCTTGCCGTACAAAGAATGTTGAAGCAGATTGTTTAGAAGAATTGAATTCTGAGAATCTTACAGAAGAAGAGGCTTTAAATAGATGA
- a CDS encoding META domain-containing protein, with product MRKYCLLIILFILHSMWAYAGADAYHIPPDFSIYNVQYKVQLNDGKWADKIPINMHVTPYILISKEGSISGFAGCNKFVGAIDINTKTHKFKVGSLISTKRACKNSTFQALEVEFLKSLNKVVRYDILVDQLTLKDNNGYPILIFSGIKLQNK from the coding sequence ATGAGAAAATATTGTTTATTAATTATACTATTTATTTTACATAGTATGTGGGCGTACGCAGGGGCTGACGCTTACCATATCCCACCTGATTTTAGTATTTACAATGTTCAATATAAAGTGCAGCTTAACGATGGTAAATGGGCAGATAAAATACCTATTAACATGCATGTAACTCCTTATATTTTAATTAGTAAAGAGGGTAGCATTTCAGGTTTTGCTGGTTGTAATAAGTTTGTTGGGGCTATAGATATTAATACTAAAACTCATAAATTTAAAGTAGGTTCTTTAATTAGTACAAAAAGAGCCTGTAAAAATAGTACTTTTCAAGCCTTAGAAGTTGAGTTTTTAAAATCTTTAAATAAAGTTGTTAGGTACGATATTTTAGTGGATCAATTAACTTTAAAAGATAACAATGGTTACCCTATTTTAATATTTTCAGGAATAAAGTTACAAAATAAGTAA